One genomic window of Dromaius novaehollandiae isolate bDroNov1 chromosome 23, bDroNov1.hap1, whole genome shotgun sequence includes the following:
- the GALE gene encoding UDP-glucose 4-epimerase encodes MAEKILVTGGAGYIGSHCVLELVEAGYVPVVIDNFHNAIRGADVLPESLQRVQQIVHQPILFQELDVTDEAALQELFSKHHFSAVMHFAGLKAVGESVQKPLEYYRVNLTGTIRLLEAMKAHGVRDIVFSSSATVYGDPKYLPLDENHPVGGCTNPYGKSKYFIEEMIRDLCKAEEDWNAVILRYFNPIGAHESGMIGEDPQGIPNNLMPYVAQVAVGRRDVLSVFGDDYNTDDGTGVRDYIHVVDLAKGHIAALKKLKENCGCKIYNLGTGTGYSVLQMVRAMEKASGREIKYKITGRREGDVASCYANPALAERELGWKAAFGLDKMCEDLWRWQLQNPTGFSKN; translated from the exons ATGGCGGAGAAGATCCTGGTGACTGGTGGAGCCGGTTATATCGGCAGCCACTGCGTGCTGGAGCTGGTGGAGGCGGGCTATGTCCCCGTGGTCATAGACAACTTTCACAACGCCATCCGAG GTGCCGATGTGCTCCCTGAGAGCCTCCAGCGTGTGCAGCAGATCGTGCACCAGCCCATCCTTTTCCAGGAGCTGGATGTCACAGACGAGGCAGCGCTGCAGGAGCTCTTCAGCAAG CACCACTTCTCGGCCGTGATGCACTTTGCGGGGCTGAAGGCGGTGGGGGAGTCTGTGCAGAAGCCCCTGGAGTACTACAGGGTGAACCTCACCGGGACCATCCGGCTGCTGGag GCCATGAAAGCCCACGGCGTGAGGGACATCGTGTTCAGCAGCTCTGCCACTGTCTACGGAGACCCCAAGTACCTGCCCCTGGACGAGAACCACCCCGTTGGGGGCTGCACCAACCCCTACGGCAAATCCAAGTACTTCATTGAGGAGATGATTCGAGATCTCTGCAAAGCGGAGGAG GACTGGAACGCCGTTATCCTGCGCTATTTCAACCCTATCGGTGCCCATGAATCAGGGATGATCGGAGAAGATCCTCAAGGGATCCCAAACAACCTCATGCCTTACGTGGCTCAG GTGGCGGTGGGGCGCCGCGACGTCCTGAGCGTGTTTGGGGATGACTACAACACTGACGATGGAACGG GTGTCAGGGATTACATCCATGTCGTGGATTTGGCCAAGGGCCACATCGCTGCTTTGAAGAAGCTCAAAGAGAACTGCGGCTGCAAG ATCTACAATCTGGGCACAGGCACCGGCTATTCTGTCCTCCAGATGGTCCGGGCCATGGAGAAAGCCTCAGGGAGGGAG ATCAAGTACAAGATCACCGGCCGGCGGGAGGGAGACGTGGCCTCCTGCTACGCCAACCCGGCGCTGGCTGAGCGGGAGCTGGGCTGGAAAGCTGCTTTCGGCTTGGACAAGATGT GTGAGGACCTGTGGCGATGGCAGCTGCAGAATCCCACCGGCTTCAGCAAGAACTGA